In Burkholderia sp. GAS332, one DNA window encodes the following:
- a CDS encoding Uncharacterized membrane protein YhfC: protein MVVAPLTLSSLAVATLFVAALPFLIYRRLRRPLALNPRDAITGVAIFALFAMVIERALNDYVLHRNEATATFLSNPLAFVVYGALAAGVCEEVGRFIGMRLLLKRAAAKSASAAAGSGDGTALTYGLGHGGAEAWLVGVLVQIQWILFAVFENRGELDGYLSNLPTDSVMRIHLILASLTPQTAGIFALERVAALVFQIGLSVLMWRGVRAGWRGILPLAIVLHALVDVPAALFQAQLVPLAAVDGVYALGAVIVAGLLFRAFRRPAVAA, encoded by the coding sequence ATGGTTGTAGCACCGCTTACCCTCTCGAGCCTCGCCGTCGCGACCTTGTTCGTCGCCGCCTTACCGTTCCTGATCTACCGCCGTCTGCGCCGGCCGCTCGCGCTGAACCCTCGCGACGCGATCACCGGCGTCGCGATATTCGCGCTGTTCGCCATGGTGATCGAGCGCGCGCTGAACGATTACGTGCTGCATCGGAACGAAGCGACCGCCACCTTCCTGTCCAATCCGTTGGCCTTCGTGGTGTATGGCGCGCTGGCCGCTGGTGTCTGCGAGGAAGTGGGGCGTTTCATCGGCATGCGCCTGCTGCTCAAACGCGCGGCAGCGAAGTCCGCATCCGCCGCGGCAGGCAGCGGTGACGGCACGGCACTGACTTATGGCCTTGGCCACGGCGGCGCGGAAGCCTGGCTGGTCGGCGTGCTGGTACAGATTCAATGGATCCTGTTCGCCGTCTTCGAAAACCGCGGCGAGCTGGACGGCTACCTGAGCAATCTGCCGACCGACTCGGTGATGCGCATCCACCTGATCCTCGCCAGCCTGACGCCGCAGACGGCCGGCATTTTCGCGCTCGAACGGGTGGCCGCGCTGGTGTTTCAGATCGGCTTGTCGGTGCTAATGTGGCGCGGTGTGCGGGCGGGCTGGCGCGGTATCCTGCCGCTCGCGATTGTGTTGCACGCGCTGGTCGACGTGCCCGCTGCGTTGTTCCAGGCACAGCTCGTGCCGCTTGCCGCGGTGGACGGCGTGTATGCGCTGGGGGCGGTGATTGTCGCGGGCTTGCTGTTCAGAGCGTTCCGTCGGCCGGCGGTTGCCGCGTAA
- a CDS encoding 2-dehydro-3-deoxygluconokinase encodes MSNTNAALDVITYGEAMAMFVAAETGALAGVGQFTKRVAGADLNVAIGLSRLGFKVGWMSRVGNDSFGQYVRDTLTKEGIDQRCVTTDERYPTGFQLKSKNDDGSDPAVEYFRKGSAASHLSLADYAADYVLPARHLHLTGVAPAISASSCELAFHLAREMRAAGKTISFDPNLRPTLWPSRAAMVEGLNALAALADWVLPGIGEGEILTGYTQPDDIAKFYLDHGARGVIIKLGAEGAYFRTADDAAVIAGQPVAKVVDTVGAGDGFAVGVVSALLEGKTMSQAVARGNRIGALAIQVIGDSEGLPSRAELDALERTDVPRVETAA; translated from the coding sequence ATGAGCAACACAAACGCAGCACTCGACGTCATCACCTATGGCGAAGCGATGGCCATGTTCGTGGCCGCCGAAACCGGAGCACTCGCCGGTGTCGGGCAATTCACCAAGCGCGTCGCGGGCGCCGATCTGAATGTGGCGATCGGTCTGTCGCGGTTGGGTTTCAAGGTGGGTTGGATGAGCCGGGTCGGCAACGATTCGTTCGGCCAGTACGTGCGCGACACACTGACGAAAGAAGGCATCGACCAGCGCTGCGTCACCACCGACGAGCGCTACCCGACCGGTTTCCAGCTGAAGTCGAAGAACGACGACGGCAGCGATCCGGCCGTCGAGTACTTCCGGAAAGGGTCGGCGGCAAGCCATCTGTCGCTGGCCGACTACGCGGCCGATTACGTGCTGCCCGCGCGTCACTTGCATCTGACGGGCGTGGCGCCGGCCATCTCGGCGAGTTCGTGTGAACTCGCATTCCATCTAGCGCGTGAAATGCGTGCCGCAGGCAAGACCATTTCGTTCGACCCGAATCTGCGCCCGACGCTGTGGCCCTCGCGCGCCGCGATGGTCGAAGGGCTGAATGCGCTCGCCGCACTGGCCGACTGGGTGCTGCCTGGCATCGGCGAAGGCGAGATTCTGACCGGCTACACGCAACCTGACGACATCGCAAAGTTTTATCTCGATCACGGCGCGCGCGGCGTGATCATCAAGCTCGGCGCAGAGGGCGCGTATTTCCGCACCGCCGACGATGCCGCCGTGATCGCGGGTCAACCGGTCGCGAAGGTGGTGGACACGGTTGGCGCGGGCGATGGCTTTGCCGTCGGCGTGGTCAGCGCGCTGCTCGAAGGCAAGACGATGTCGCAAGCGGTCGCGCGCGGCAACCGCATCGGCGCACTGGCGATCCAGGTGATCGGCGATTCGGAAGGCCTGCCGAGCCGCGCCGAACTCGACGCACTCGAACGGACCGATGTGCCGCGCGTCGAGACTGCGGCCTGA
- a CDS encoding LTXXQ motif family protein, whose translation MKKALVMLATAVAMSGAFAQTSAPASAPMSASAPAAKAGHERNVEDRIAYLHSKLKITSAQESQWNAFADVMRNNGQTMGQLFQQRKADTNLSAIDDMKQYATIAQAHADGMKKLVDAFDPLYSSFSPEQKKLADVTFHQGGPEGGAHHHGKGAKKAPAAE comes from the coding sequence ATGAAAAAAGCACTCGTCATGTTGGCCACCGCAGTCGCCATGAGCGGCGCGTTCGCACAAACTTCCGCACCGGCTTCGGCACCGATGAGCGCCTCGGCCCCCGCCGCAAAGGCTGGCCACGAGCGCAATGTCGAAGACCGCATCGCCTACCTGCACTCGAAGTTGAAGATCACTTCGGCGCAGGAATCGCAATGGAACGCGTTCGCCGATGTCATGCGCAACAATGGCCAGACGATGGGCCAGTTGTTCCAGCAGCGCAAGGCCGATACGAACCTGTCGGCAATCGACGACATGAAGCAATACGCGACGATCGCGCAAGCGCATGCGGATGGCATGAAGAAACTGGTCGATGCGTTCGATCCGCTGTATAGCAGCTTCTCGCCGGAACAGAAGAAACTGGCCGACGTAACGTTCCATCAGGGCGGCCCTGAGGGCGGCGCTCATCACCATGGCAAGGGCGCGAAGAAGGCGCCGGCGGCTGAGTGA
- a CDS encoding transcriptional regulator, LysR family yields MDKFVSMEIFVAVVEAGSLTAAAERFDISSAMVGKHIRSLETRLATRLLTRTTRRQSLTEIGRQYYEQCRRILADVKAAESLAEAMAAAPRGVLKVTVPLTYGVEVFAPAMTDYLSAWPDVSLELDLSNRVIDLVEEGFDASVRIGRLPDSSFVARPLKPYRMRACASPAYLDRAGTPRTPADLMQHECLGFLHWGREGLWRLGGENADENQLRAGRFRANNGQALKVAALRGFGLVLQPEALLAREIASGELVSVLEDYLPEGAPVHLVYPRDRRATPKLTSFIDFVIERFGV; encoded by the coding sequence GTGGACAAATTCGTCAGCATGGAAATCTTCGTCGCGGTCGTCGAGGCGGGCAGCCTGACGGCGGCTGCCGAGCGCTTCGACATTTCGTCGGCGATGGTGGGCAAGCATATCCGCTCGCTCGAAACACGGCTCGCGACGCGGCTTCTGACGCGCACCACGCGCCGCCAGAGTCTGACTGAAATCGGCCGGCAATATTACGAGCAGTGCAGGCGCATTCTAGCCGACGTCAAGGCGGCGGAGTCTCTCGCCGAGGCCATGGCGGCCGCGCCGCGTGGGGTGCTGAAGGTAACAGTGCCGCTGACCTATGGCGTCGAAGTCTTTGCCCCGGCGATGACCGACTACCTGAGCGCATGGCCGGACGTGAGCCTTGAACTGGATCTGTCGAATCGTGTGATCGACCTGGTGGAAGAGGGCTTCGATGCGTCGGTGCGAATTGGCCGTCTGCCGGATTCCAGCTTCGTCGCGCGGCCGTTGAAGCCTTACCGGATGCGCGCGTGCGCGTCGCCGGCCTATCTGGACCGGGCCGGCACGCCGCGCACGCCGGCCGATCTCATGCAGCACGAATGCCTGGGTTTTCTGCATTGGGGCCGCGAAGGTTTGTGGCGGCTAGGCGGCGAGAACGCGGACGAAAACCAGCTGCGCGCCGGACGGTTCCGGGCGAACAACGGCCAGGCGCTCAAGGTTGCCGCCTTACGTGGCTTCGGGCTGGTGTTGCAGCCGGAGGCGCTGCTTGCGAGAGAGATTGCCAGCGGCGAACTGGTGTCCGTGCTGGAAGACTATCTGCCCGAGGGCGCGCCCGTCCATCTGGTCTACCCACGCGACCGCCGCGCCACGCCCAAGCTCACCAGCTTCATCGATTTCGTGATCGAGCGGTTTGGGGTGTGA
- a CDS encoding transcriptional regulator, AsnC family: MRPPRLDQLDDLDRNLVALLQANARESVANLARQLDVARTTVIARIARLERSNVIGGYSVRLGQDVLDSSIQAYVGIIIAPKYGPAVQKRLGKMPEVQLLCAVSGEFDYVAWLRADSPDRLNDLLDEIGGLEGVERTTTSIILARKIDRGMV, translated from the coding sequence ATGAGACCTCCGCGCCTCGACCAACTCGACGACCTCGACCGCAACCTCGTTGCGCTGCTGCAAGCCAACGCCCGTGAGAGCGTGGCCAATCTCGCGCGTCAACTGGATGTGGCGCGCACCACCGTGATCGCCCGGATCGCCCGGCTCGAGCGCAGCAACGTGATCGGCGGCTATAGCGTCCGGCTCGGTCAGGACGTACTCGACTCGAGCATCCAGGCGTATGTCGGCATCATCATCGCGCCGAAGTACGGACCTGCTGTGCAGAAACGTCTGGGCAAGATGCCCGAGGTGCAACTGCTATGCGCGGTGAGCGGCGAGTTCGACTATGTGGCGTGGCTGCGTGCCGATTCGCCCGACCGCCTCAACGATCTGCTCGATGAGATCGGCGGCCTGGAAGGGGTCGAGCGAACCACGACGTCGATCATTCTTGCGCGCAAGATCGACCGCGGCATGGTGTGA
- a CDS encoding transcriptional regulator, LacI family, whose product MSTTPLAATRRATITDVAREAGTGKTSISRYLNGEMSVLSPELRARIEAAIERLDYQPNQMARGLKRGRNRLIGMLLADLTNPYSVEVLQGVEAACQALGLMPLICHAANEVEMERRYLQLLTTYRVEGVIVNALGVREETLRPVGGGGIPAVLVDRSVEGLVADMVGLDNRAAAELGTRHLLDHGFDDIWFVVQPFEQVSSRQLREAAFREVMGGEGYEGRTGEGGTSGTSGTNGQGGKGGARGHTLVLNLGEPAAVERALAELDRAIEAAGKASRIALFAANAPVALCLALHLKARYGADWQARVALLSIDDPEWAELTGITTIRQPTYEIGYRAVEFLHERIEGVQTTARDCLLPGELIVRASTSR is encoded by the coding sequence ATGAGCACGACGCCGCTTGCCGCCACGCGCCGCGCGACGATCACCGACGTCGCGCGCGAAGCCGGCACGGGCAAGACCAGCATCTCGCGCTATCTGAATGGCGAGATGAGCGTGCTGTCGCCGGAATTGCGCGCGCGCATCGAGGCCGCCATCGAGCGTCTCGACTATCAGCCGAACCAGATGGCGCGTGGTCTCAAGCGCGGCCGCAATCGCCTGATCGGGATGCTGCTCGCCGATTTGACCAACCCGTACTCCGTGGAAGTGCTGCAAGGCGTGGAAGCCGCTTGCCAAGCGTTGGGGTTGATGCCGCTGATCTGCCACGCGGCCAATGAAGTCGAGATGGAGCGGCGCTATCTGCAACTGCTGACCACGTATCGCGTGGAAGGCGTGATCGTCAACGCGCTCGGGGTACGTGAAGAAACGCTGCGGCCGGTGGGCGGCGGCGGGATTCCGGCCGTGCTGGTCGACCGTTCGGTGGAAGGGCTCGTCGCCGATATGGTCGGGCTGGACAACCGGGCGGCGGCTGAACTCGGCACGCGGCATCTGCTGGATCATGGTTTCGACGACATCTGGTTCGTCGTGCAACCCTTCGAGCAGGTCAGTTCGCGGCAACTGCGCGAGGCGGCGTTTCGCGAGGTGATGGGCGGCGAGGGTTACGAGGGCAGGACTGGCGAAGGCGGCACAAGCGGCACAAGCGGGACAAATGGCCAAGGCGGCAAGGGCGGCGCGCGTGGGCATACGCTGGTGTTGAACCTTGGGGAGCCAGCGGCCGTGGAGCGCGCCCTCGCCGAACTGGACCGCGCAATCGAGGCAGCGGGCAAAGCCAGCCGCATCGCCTTGTTCGCGGCCAATGCGCCGGTCGCGCTGTGCCTCGCCCTCCATCTGAAAGCGCGCTACGGCGCGGATTGGCAGGCGCGCGTCGCGCTGCTGTCGATCGACGATCCCGAATGGGCCGAATTGACCGGCATCACCACGATCCGCCAGCCGACCTACGAGATCGGCTACCGCGCGGTCGAGTTTCTCCATGAGCGCATCGAAGGGGTTCAAACCACCGCGCGCGACTGCCTCTTGCCAGGCGAATTGATCGTCCGCGCGTCAACTTCGCGCTGA
- a CDS encoding gluconate 2-dehydrogenase, giving the protein MKKIVAWKSLPEDVLAYLQQHAEVVQVDPAQHDTFVAALKDADGGIGSSVKITPAMLEGARRLKALSTISVGFDQFDVADLTRRGIVLAHTPDVLTESTADTVFSLILASARRVVELAEWVKAGQWTHSIGPALFGVDVQGKTLGIVGLGRIGGAVARRAALGFNMKVVYTNRSANAQAEQAYGARRVELAELLATADFVCLQVPLTPETKHMIGAAEFKSMKKSAILINASRGATVDEQALIEALQNGTIHGAGLDVFETEPLPADSPLLKMANVVALPHIGSATHETRHAMARNAAENLVAALDGTLATNIVNREVLKK; this is encoded by the coding sequence ATGAAGAAGATCGTCGCCTGGAAGTCGCTGCCCGAGGATGTGCTCGCCTATCTGCAACAGCATGCGGAAGTCGTGCAGGTCGACCCCGCGCAGCACGACACGTTCGTCGCCGCCTTGAAGGACGCGGATGGCGGCATCGGTTCGAGCGTGAAAATCACGCCGGCGATGCTCGAAGGCGCGCGCCGGCTGAAGGCTTTGTCGACCATCTCGGTGGGCTTCGACCAGTTCGATGTGGCCGACCTCACGCGCCGCGGCATCGTGCTCGCGCACACGCCGGACGTGCTGACCGAGTCCACGGCGGATACGGTGTTCTCGCTGATCCTCGCGTCGGCGCGGCGCGTGGTCGAACTCGCGGAGTGGGTGAAGGCGGGCCAGTGGACGCACAGCATCGGACCGGCACTTTTCGGCGTCGACGTGCAGGGCAAGACGCTCGGCATCGTCGGGCTGGGACGGATCGGCGGCGCGGTTGCGCGGCGCGCGGCGCTCGGTTTCAACATGAAGGTGGTGTACACGAATCGCAGCGCGAACGCCCAGGCGGAACAGGCATACGGCGCGCGCCGCGTCGAGTTGGCGGAGTTGCTCGCCACCGCCGACTTCGTCTGCCTGCAGGTGCCGCTCACGCCCGAAACGAAGCACATGATCGGCGCGGCCGAATTCAAATCGATGAAGAAGAGCGCGATTCTGATCAACGCATCGCGCGGCGCGACGGTCGATGAGCAGGCGCTGATCGAAGCCCTGCAAAATGGCACGATTCACGGCGCGGGGCTCGACGTGTTCGAGACCGAACCGCTACCGGCCGATTCGCCGTTGCTGAAAATGGCGAATGTGGTCGCGTTGCCGCATATCGGTTCGGCGACGCACGAGACCCGTCATGCGATGGCGCGCAATGCGGCGGAAAACCTCGTCGCCGCGCTCGACGGGACGCTCGCAACCAACATCGTCAACCGCGAAGTGTTGAAGAAATGA
- a CDS encoding Sugar phosphate permease: MTSSLAIRRWWTIMPIVFITYSLAYLDRANFGFASAAGINQDLGISKGLSSLIGALFFLGYFFFQLPGAIYAERRSVKKLVFWSLILWGGCAALTGMVSNIPSLMVIRFVLGVVEAAVMPAMLIFISNWFTKSERSRANTFLILGNPVTVLWMSVVSGYLVHSFGWRHMFIAEGAPAIIWAVCWWFIVQDKPQQVSWLTQQQKDDLAETLRAEQAAIKPVRNYSEAFRTPAVIKLCAQYFCWSIGVYGFVLWLPSILKNGSTLGMVETGWLSALPYLAATIAMLAASWASDKLNRRKVFVWPFLLIGAIAFAASYALGSTHFWISYALLVIAGGAMYAPYGPFFAIVPELLPKNVAGGAMALINSMGALGSFVGSYVVGYLNGATGSPAASYAFMSVALVAAVILTLIVKPQPQAEPLNKAATLATPLQGK, from the coding sequence ATGACCTCATCGCTTGCAATCCGCCGCTGGTGGACGATCATGCCGATCGTATTCATCACATACAGCCTCGCTTATCTCGACCGCGCGAACTTCGGTTTCGCGTCGGCCGCCGGCATCAATCAGGACCTCGGCATCAGCAAGGGACTGTCGTCGTTGATCGGCGCGTTGTTCTTCCTCGGTTATTTCTTCTTTCAGCTTCCCGGCGCGATTTACGCCGAACGCCGCAGCGTGAAAAAGCTCGTGTTCTGGAGCCTGATCCTGTGGGGCGGATGCGCGGCGCTGACCGGCATGGTCAGCAATATTCCCTCGCTGATGGTGATCCGCTTCGTGCTCGGCGTCGTCGAAGCCGCGGTGATGCCGGCGATGCTGATTTTCATCAGCAACTGGTTCACGAAGAGCGAGCGCTCGCGGGCCAACACCTTCCTGATTCTCGGCAATCCGGTGACGGTGCTGTGGATGTCGGTGGTATCCGGCTATCTGGTGCACTCGTTCGGCTGGCGCCACATGTTCATCGCCGAAGGCGCGCCCGCGATCATCTGGGCGGTGTGCTGGTGGTTCATCGTGCAGGACAAGCCGCAGCAGGTATCGTGGCTCACCCAGCAGCAAAAGGACGACCTCGCCGAAACCTTGCGCGCCGAACAGGCCGCGATCAAGCCGGTGCGCAATTACAGCGAAGCGTTCCGCACGCCCGCGGTCATCAAGCTGTGTGCGCAGTATTTTTGCTGGAGTATCGGCGTGTATGGTTTCGTGCTGTGGCTGCCGTCGATCCTGAAGAACGGTTCGACGCTCGGCATGGTCGAAACCGGCTGGCTCTCGGCGCTGCCGTATCTGGCCGCAACGATCGCCATGCTTGCGGCTTCGTGGGCATCGGATAAACTCAACCGCCGCAAAGTGTTCGTGTGGCCGTTCCTGCTGATCGGCGCGATCGCGTTCGCCGCGTCGTACGCGCTCGGCTCCACGCACTTCTGGATCTCGTACGCGTTGCTGGTAATCGCCGGCGGCGCGATGTATGCGCCGTATGGGCCGTTCTTTGCGATCGTGCCGGAGCTGCTGCCGAAGAACGTCGCGGGTGGCGCGATGGCGCTGATCAACAGCATGGGTGCGCTCGGTTCATTCGTCGGCTCGTACGTGGTCGGCTATCTGAATGGCGCGACCGGCTCGCCTGCGGCATCCTATGCGTTCATGAGCGTGGCGTTGGTCGCCGCGGTGATTCTGACGCTGATCGTCAAACCACAGCCACAAGCAGAGCCGCTGAACAAGGCCGCCACGCTCGCTACACCGTTGCAAGGAAAATGA
- a CDS encoding saccharopine dehydrogenase (NAD+, L-lysine forming) → MKVAIVGAGLIGHTIAHMLRETGDYDVVAFDRDQHALDKLAAQGIPTRRVDSADAAALRAAIQGFDALINALPYYLAVNVASAAKGAGVHYFDLTEDVRATSAIREIADSADHAFMPQCGLAPGFIGIAAHELANRFTEIRDVKMRVGALPEFPTNALKYNLTWSVDGLINEYCQPCEAIRDSRTQWVQPLEGLEHFSLDGTEYEAFNTSGGLGTLCETLSGRVESLDYKSVRYPGHRNLMQFLLEDLRLSSDRDTLKTIMRRSVPSTAQDVVLVFITVSGMRDGQLVQEVFTRKIFAKTVCGVPMSAIQITTAGAMCAVLDLFREQKLPQSGFVRQEQVSLRDFLANRFGQLYEGQSLDAMATV, encoded by the coding sequence ATGAAAGTAGCCATCGTTGGCGCAGGTTTGATCGGTCACACCATCGCCCACATGTTGCGCGAAACCGGCGACTACGACGTCGTGGCATTCGACCGCGATCAGCATGCACTCGATAAGCTCGCCGCCCAGGGCATTCCGACCCGCCGCGTCGATTCCGCCGATGCCGCCGCGCTGCGCGCTGCCATTCAAGGCTTCGACGCGCTCATCAACGCACTGCCGTATTACCTGGCGGTGAACGTGGCCTCGGCCGCCAAGGGTGCGGGCGTCCATTACTTCGACCTGACCGAAGACGTGCGCGCCACTAGCGCGATCCGCGAGATCGCCGACTCCGCCGACCACGCCTTCATGCCGCAGTGCGGTCTGGCGCCGGGCTTCATCGGGATCGCCGCGCATGAACTGGCGAACCGTTTCACCGAAATCCGCGACGTCAAGATGCGCGTCGGCGCGCTGCCGGAATTCCCGACCAACGCGCTGAAGTACAACCTGACGTGGAGCGTCGACGGCCTGATCAACGAGTACTGCCAGCCGTGCGAAGCGATCCGCGATAGCCGCACGCAGTGGGTGCAGCCGCTGGAAGGCCTCGAACATTTCTCGCTCGACGGTACCGAATACGAAGCCTTCAATACGTCCGGTGGGCTGGGTACGCTATGCGAAACGCTGTCGGGCCGGGTCGAATCGCTCGACTACAAGTCGGTGCGCTATCCGGGTCACCGCAACCTGATGCAGTTCTTGCTGGAAGACCTGCGTCTTTCGAGCGACCGCGACACGCTCAAGACCATCATGCGCCGTTCGGTGCCCTCGACCGCGCAAGACGTCGTGCTGGTGTTCATCACCGTGAGCGGCATGCGTGACGGGCAACTGGTGCAGGAAGTGTTCACCCGCAAGATCTTCGCGAAGACAGTGTGCGGTGTGCCGATGAGCGCGATCCAGATCACTACGGCCGGCGCGATGTGCGCGGTGCTCGATCTGTTCCGCGAACAGAAGCTGCCGCAAAGCGGTTTCGTGCGTCAGGAGCAGGTGTCGCTGCGCGACTTCCTCGCGAACCGTTTTGGCCAACTGTACGAAGGCCAGTCGCTGGATGCGATGGCAACGGTGTAA
- a CDS encoding PGDYG protein has protein sequence MTEVKNLDLSNDANAQRVVKNETVNVEFAAAEGELMSLEGPNRYARGDALITGSTGDRWVVSRERFDAKYLPEDIALAHGEPGAYRNRPAVVLAKQMNEAFSLARSASGGDVLHGAAGDWIMQYAPGDYGVVQAARFAKVYRLAD, from the coding sequence ATGACCGAAGTCAAAAATCTCGATCTGAGTAACGATGCCAACGCCCAGCGCGTCGTCAAAAACGAAACCGTGAACGTTGAGTTCGCTGCTGCCGAAGGCGAACTGATGAGCCTGGAAGGCCCGAACCGCTATGCCCGCGGCGACGCGCTGATCACCGGCTCGACCGGCGACCGCTGGGTCGTCTCTCGCGAACGCTTCGACGCCAAATACCTGCCGGAAGACATCGCCCTCGCTCACGGCGAACCAGGCGCATACCGCAACCGGCCGGCCGTCGTGCTGGCCAAACAGATGAACGAAGCGTTTTCGCTGGCCCGCTCAGCGAGTGGCGGCGACGTGCTGCACGGCGCCGCCGGCGACTGGATCATGCAATACGCCCCCGGCGACTACGGCGTGGTGCAAGCCGCACGCTTCGCGAAGGTCTATCGACTCGCCGATTGA
- a CDS encoding Sugar phosphate isomerase/epimerase, producing MVRDGWLGALFGHSSASALFFETCLEPVPSADHETDFSKFDMGDAVDVVIVASAFGMDAVRKSGHLKWADASKQAGAAAFEVRRELFADEADAAPQALRVLGKSIAELGLWSVYSTPASLYTSDGHLDADALRLALDEATAFGARFVKLQLGGFVSEANGAAIADHLRGANVRLVVENGQLAEGGSLAQFTGLFDALKREGHADLLGMTFDIGNWAWRDVAPLDAAGPLAAQVEYIHCKTTVGEGARRFPAAPAAGDTQFAAVLDALPRHVPRGIEFPFDASRIDVDAAHYVAWLAAA from the coding sequence ATGGTGCGAGACGGCTGGCTCGGCGCACTATTCGGTCATTCAAGCGCCTCGGCGCTTTTTTTCGAAACATGTTTGGAACCGGTTCCAAGCGCCGATCATGAGACAGATTTTAGTAAATTCGACATGGGTGACGCAGTGGACGTGGTGATCGTCGCAAGCGCCTTCGGAATGGACGCGGTTCGCAAGAGCGGTCATCTGAAATGGGCCGACGCGAGCAAACAGGCTGGCGCGGCGGCGTTCGAAGTGCGCCGCGAACTGTTCGCGGACGAAGCCGATGCCGCGCCGCAGGCATTGCGCGTGCTCGGCAAGTCGATCGCCGAACTGGGTTTGTGGTCGGTGTATTCGACTCCCGCTTCGCTGTACACGTCCGACGGACACCTCGACGCCGACGCACTGCGTCTCGCGCTCGACGAAGCGACGGCGTTCGGCGCGCGCTTCGTGAAGCTGCAACTCGGCGGTTTCGTCTCCGAGGCTAACGGCGCGGCGATTGCGGACCACCTGCGCGGCGCGAACGTGCGGCTTGTCGTCGAGAACGGCCAACTGGCCGAAGGCGGCTCGCTTGCGCAATTCACCGGTCTGTTCGATGCGCTGAAGCGCGAAGGCCACGCCGATCTGCTCGGCATGACCTTCGACATCGGCAACTGGGCATGGCGCGATGTCGCGCCGCTCGACGCTGCCGGGCCGCTGGCTGCACAGGTCGAATACATCCATTGCAAGACGACGGTGGGCGAGGGCGCACGACGCTTTCCCGCCGCGCCGGCCGCCGGCGACACGCAGTTCGCCGCAGTGCTCGACGCGCTGCCGCGCCACGTGCCGCGGGGCATTGAATTTCCGTTCGATGCGAGCCGTATCGACGTGGACGCGGCGCACTACGTCGCGTGGCTGGCCGCCGCGTAA
- a CDS encoding transcriptional regulator, LysR family encodes MTPDQLITFAAVAEHHNISRAAVALHLSQPAVSGQLRQLQDEFGEPLYQRDGRGVRLTPAGEQLASYATRLRDTWRQAHAYRDALRGLEQGTLRIGASTTPASYLLPYLIADFHRRHPDVTLHTADGNTTEIVGALGSVDIAMIEGPVGVDLPPDTAVHAWREDEIVAIMPRTHPLALAQAQASGADGVGSNGGRSDLAAFGPYPLVLREAGSGVRQIVERAFARAGVPMRVALEIAGVEGVKEAVRAGMGVGFVSAMSMRHEDGALCRFSLSPEPLTRRLSILVPHASAPSRVVEQFLALCLADGP; translated from the coding sequence ATGACCCCGGATCAACTTATAACGTTCGCCGCCGTCGCCGAGCATCACAACATCAGCCGGGCGGCGGTTGCGCTGCATTTATCGCAGCCGGCCGTGTCCGGACAGTTGCGGCAGTTGCAGGACGAATTCGGCGAGCCGCTTTACCAGCGCGACGGCCGCGGCGTACGCCTCACGCCCGCCGGCGAGCAACTCGCCAGCTATGCGACCCGGCTGCGGGATACCTGGCGGCAGGCGCATGCGTATCGCGACGCCCTGCGCGGCCTCGAGCAGGGCACCTTGCGCATCGGCGCAAGCACAACCCCGGCGAGCTATCTGTTGCCGTACCTGATTGCCGACTTTCACCGCCGTCATCCCGACGTGACGTTGCATACCGCCGATGGCAACACCACGGAAATCGTCGGCGCGCTGGGCTCGGTGGATATCGCGATGATCGAAGGGCCGGTCGGTGTGGATCTGCCGCCGGACACCGCGGTGCATGCGTGGCGGGAGGACGAGATCGTCGCGATCATGCCGCGTACGCATCCGCTGGCGCTGGCGCAGGCTCAGGCGAGCGGTGCGGACGGAGTCGGCAGCAACGGCGGGCGGTCGGATCTGGCCGCATTCGGCCCGTATCCGCTGGTGCTGCGCGAGGCTGGGTCCGGCGTGCGGCAGATCGTCGAGCGGGCCTTTGCGCGGGCGGGCGTGCCGATGCGTGTGGCGTTGGAGATTGCCGGGGTCGAAGGCGTCAAGGAGGCGGTGCGGGCGGGAATGGGCGTCGGTTTCGTGTCGGCGATGTCGATGCGCCATGAGGACGGGGCGCTGTGCCGCTTCTCATTGAGCCCCGAGCCGCTGACGCGGCGGCTGTCAATTCTGGTGCCTCACGCGAGTGCGCCGTCGCGGGTGGTCGAGCAGTTCCTCGCGTTGTGCCTGGCCGATGGGCCCTGA